The following are encoded together in the Micromonospora lupini genome:
- a CDS encoding PQQ-dependent sugar dehydrogenase, with protein sequence MRARPPYPRVRRLRVVLAASCAALLLATGCSFGEPEPDPAGEPPNLPTPSAPASPGGAGQQAVATVLAKGLRVPWAIAFLPDGGALVTERDSGRILQVGPESGPDGLRVRVVQTISDVAAAGEGGLLGIAVSPGYARDRTVFVYYTAEQDNRVARLQLGGQPTAILTGIPKANVHNGGGLGFGPDGQLYVSTGDAGERPNAQNTKSLGGKILRITADGKPAPGNPYPGSPVWSLGHRNVQGFAWDDAKRMYAVEFGQNTWDEINQITKGGNYGWPEVEGRAGNKRYTDPITQWATSDASCSGLAATDRLLVTGCLRGKRLWVMELTDTGTLLGQPSELLTNRYGRLRAVAAAPDGSLWVSTSNHDGRGDPAADDDRLLRVVFAGGDGGRS encoded by the coding sequence GTGAGAGCCCGTCCCCCGTACCCTCGCGTCCGCCGCCTCCGGGTGGTCCTCGCGGCGTCCTGCGCGGCGCTGCTGCTCGCCACGGGTTGCAGCTTCGGCGAGCCCGAGCCCGACCCGGCGGGTGAGCCGCCCAACCTGCCGACCCCGTCGGCGCCGGCGAGCCCCGGCGGCGCGGGCCAGCAGGCGGTGGCGACAGTTCTGGCCAAGGGGCTGCGGGTGCCGTGGGCCATCGCGTTCCTGCCCGACGGCGGCGCGCTTGTCACCGAACGGGACAGCGGCCGGATTCTCCAGGTCGGTCCGGAGTCCGGCCCGGACGGGTTGCGGGTCCGGGTCGTGCAGACGATCAGCGACGTGGCGGCGGCGGGCGAGGGCGGCCTGCTCGGCATCGCCGTCTCCCCCGGCTACGCCCGGGACCGGACGGTCTTCGTCTACTACACGGCCGAGCAGGACAACCGTGTCGCCCGCCTGCAACTAGGCGGTCAACCCACAGCGATCCTCACCGGCATCCCGAAGGCGAACGTGCACAACGGCGGCGGGTTGGGCTTCGGCCCGGACGGGCAGCTCTACGTCAGCACGGGCGACGCGGGCGAGCGCCCCAACGCGCAGAACACGAAGAGCCTCGGCGGCAAGATCCTGCGGATCACCGCCGACGGCAAGCCCGCGCCGGGCAACCCGTACCCCGGCTCCCCGGTCTGGTCGCTGGGTCACCGCAACGTGCAGGGCTTCGCCTGGGACGACGCAAAGCGGATGTACGCCGTGGAGTTCGGCCAGAACACCTGGGACGAGATCAACCAGATCACCAAGGGCGGCAACTACGGCTGGCCTGAGGTCGAGGGGCGGGCCGGCAACAAGCGGTACACCGACCCGATCACGCAGTGGGCGACCTCGGACGCGTCCTGCTCCGGGCTGGCCGCGACGGACCGGTTGCTTGTCACCGGCTGCCTGCGCGGCAAGCGGCTCTGGGTGATGGAGCTGACCGACACCGGCACGCTGCTCGGACAGCCCAGCGAGCTGCTCACCAACAGGTACGGCCGGCTGCGCGCGGTGGCCGCCGCGCCGGACGGATCGCTGTGGGTGAGCACCTCCAACCACGACGGGCGGGGTGATCCGGCGGCCGACGACGACCGCCTCCTGCGGGTGGTCTTCGCGGGCGGCGACGGCGGTCGCAGCTGA
- a CDS encoding SpoIIE family protein phosphatase: protein MTDGSPANARRSIAPPPALGDAARLRALSETGLDAAPDEAFDRFARLVSDLLEVPVALVSLVSADRQFFPGAVGLPEPWSQRRQTPLSHSFCQHVVDIEAPMVLPDARLYPRVRDNLAIDDLGVVAYAGMPLTDLSGRVLGSLCAIDNKPRAWTAGQLRTLADLAAACSSELRLRIALDGAQEARRRIVRAHQRLELLAGVSETLAGTLDVGTSLRRLSATMVPLLADWCLLTLVGPSGQPREVVAVHRDPARTPDVDRFAELLRTGLSQDSIIRAVLRTGQPRLGGVASLADVARGTTDPEMSAIAERLGIASYLSVPVRAVGGTVLGAITLVNGPDRQQFDDRDLLTAVDIGRRAGQSVGNSSMYGEQRHVAEVLQHSMLPRLPLVTELELTARYQPAADRVEVGGDWYDAFVQPDGDLIAAIGDVAGHDIEAAATMGQLRNLVRGNAFGRPDAVGALMTHLDSAIRGLRLPIAATATLVRICAQRSGVREVTWCNAGHPPALVVRAGGAVEVLQATPEPLLGLARPSVRTSHSTSLATGDTLLLYTDGLIERRDRSIDDGLAELVQRLTGTDTVPLDDLCDLLLASIQHREDDTALLAVRAR, encoded by the coding sequence ATGACCGACGGCTCCCCCGCCAACGCGCGACGTTCGATCGCCCCACCTCCGGCGCTCGGCGACGCGGCGCGGTTGCGTGCGCTCTCCGAGACGGGCCTGGACGCCGCCCCGGACGAGGCGTTCGACAGGTTCGCCCGACTGGTGAGTGACCTCTTGGAGGTCCCGGTCGCGCTGGTCTCCCTGGTCTCCGCCGACCGCCAGTTCTTCCCGGGCGCGGTGGGTCTGCCGGAGCCGTGGTCGCAGCGGCGGCAGACCCCGCTGAGCCACTCGTTCTGCCAGCACGTGGTGGACATCGAGGCGCCGATGGTGCTGCCGGATGCCCGGCTCTATCCCCGCGTCCGCGACAACCTGGCCATCGACGACCTCGGCGTCGTCGCGTACGCCGGGATGCCGTTGACCGACCTGTCCGGCCGGGTGCTCGGCTCGCTGTGCGCCATCGACAACAAGCCCCGGGCGTGGACCGCCGGGCAACTGCGGACGCTCGCCGACCTCGCCGCCGCCTGCTCGTCGGAGCTGCGACTGCGGATCGCGCTCGACGGCGCGCAGGAGGCGCGTCGGCGGATCGTCCGGGCGCACCAGCGGTTGGAGCTGCTGGCCGGTGTGAGTGAGACGCTCGCCGGCACGCTTGACGTGGGCACGTCGCTGCGCCGGCTCTCCGCCACCATGGTGCCGCTGCTCGCCGACTGGTGCCTGCTCACCCTGGTCGGGCCGTCCGGGCAGCCCCGCGAGGTGGTCGCGGTGCACCGCGACCCGGCCCGGACGCCGGACGTCGACAGGTTCGCCGAGCTGCTGCGTACGGGGCTGAGCCAGGATTCCATCATCCGGGCGGTGCTGCGCACCGGCCAGCCGCGGCTCGGCGGCGTGGCGTCGCTCGCCGACGTGGCCCGCGGCACCACCGACCCGGAGATGTCGGCGATCGCCGAGCGGCTGGGCATCGCCTCCTACCTCAGCGTCCCGGTACGGGCCGTCGGAGGCACCGTGCTGGGCGCGATCACCCTGGTCAACGGCCCCGACCGTCAGCAGTTCGACGACCGTGACCTGCTCACCGCCGTGGACATCGGCCGCCGGGCCGGGCAGTCCGTCGGCAACAGCTCGATGTACGGGGAGCAGCGGCACGTCGCCGAGGTCCTGCAACACAGCATGTTGCCGCGGCTTCCGCTGGTGACGGAGCTGGAGCTGACGGCCCGCTACCAGCCGGCGGCCGACCGGGTGGAGGTGGGCGGCGACTGGTACGACGCCTTCGTGCAGCCCGACGGTGACCTGATCGCGGCGATCGGGGACGTGGCCGGGCACGACATCGAGGCGGCGGCGACCATGGGCCAGCTGCGCAACCTGGTGCGCGGCAACGCGTTCGGCCGCCCCGACGCGGTCGGGGCGCTGATGACCCACCTGGACAGCGCGATCCGTGGCCTGCGACTGCCCATCGCGGCCACCGCGACGCTTGTGCGCATCTGTGCCCAACGCTCAGGCGTCCGCGAGGTGACCTGGTGCAACGCCGGGCACCCGCCGGCCCTGGTGGTGCGCGCCGGCGGTGCGGTGGAGGTCCTCCAAGCGACGCCGGAGCCGTTGCTCGGCCTGGCCCGACCGTCGGTACGCACCAGCCACTCGACGAGCCTGGCCACCGGCGACACGCTGCTGCTCTACACCGACGGGCTGATCGAGCGTCGAGACCGGTCCATCGACGACGGGCTCGCCGAGCTGGTGCAGCGGTTGACCGGCACCGACACCGTGCCCCTCGACGACCTGTGTGACCTGCTGCTCGCGTCGATCCAGCATCGCGAGGACGACACGGCGCTGCTGGCCGTCCGGGCCCGCTGA
- a CDS encoding 2-hydroxyacid dehydrogenase yields the protein MKVWIPHQAGLNLVGELPPGVTVEVAEHADRLPSSPADVRFWVPPFLSGSDATALLGELPDLEAVQLLSAGADAWVGRMPDGVTLCDARGVHDPSTAEWVVTAILAQLRAFPAFARAQAERRWAYDGHAPTDELTGKRVLIVGAGSIGTAVRDRLAPFEVSFTLVARSARPEQGVHAVAELPRLLPDADVVVVLVPLTDRTRGLIDEDFLAAMPDGALLVNAARGPVARTEALVAELATGRISAALDVTDPEPLPADSPLWTMPNVLLTPHVAGSVHGLVPRAYRLVGDQVRRFAAGEPLINTVVDGY from the coding sequence GTGAAGGTATGGATTCCGCATCAGGCCGGCCTGAACCTCGTCGGCGAGCTGCCCCCGGGCGTGACGGTGGAGGTCGCCGAGCACGCCGACCGGTTGCCGTCCTCCCCGGCCGACGTCCGTTTCTGGGTACCGCCGTTCCTGAGCGGGTCGGACGCGACAGCGCTGCTGGGCGAGCTGCCCGACCTGGAGGCGGTGCAGTTGCTCTCCGCCGGGGCGGACGCCTGGGTCGGCCGGATGCCGGACGGGGTCACGCTCTGCGATGCCCGGGGCGTGCACGACCCGTCCACCGCCGAGTGGGTGGTCACCGCGATCCTGGCCCAGCTGCGGGCCTTCCCCGCCTTCGCCCGCGCGCAGGCCGAGCGGCGGTGGGCGTACGACGGCCACGCGCCGACCGACGAGCTGACCGGCAAGCGGGTGCTGATCGTCGGGGCCGGCTCGATCGGCACCGCGGTACGGGACCGGCTCGCGCCGTTCGAGGTGAGCTTCACCCTGGTCGCCCGGTCGGCCCGGCCCGAGCAGGGGGTGCACGCCGTCGCGGAGCTGCCCCGGCTGCTGCCCGACGCCGACGTGGTGGTGGTGCTGGTGCCGCTCACCGACCGGACCCGTGGCCTGATCGACGAGGACTTCCTGGCCGCGATGCCCGACGGTGCGCTGCTCGTCAACGCGGCCCGTGGTCCGGTGGCCCGCACCGAGGCGCTCGTCGCCGAACTGGCCACCGGCCGGATCTCGGCGGCGCTTGACGTCACCGACCCCGAGCCGCTTCCCGCCGACTCTCCGCTGTGGACGATGCCGAACGTGCTGCTCACCCCGCACGTGGCCGGGTCGGTGCACGGGCTGGTGCCGCGCGCGTACCGGCTGGTCGGCGACCAGGTGCGACGATTCGCCGCAGGTGAACCGCTGATCAACACGGTGGTCGACGGCTACTGA
- a CDS encoding PH domain-containing protein, with product MSTPDTVRFRYNQAILAAAVIAFIGALPLANARAYLLPVLLVPLAVGVWAWRAGTDADPRELRLRALFGQRRIGWDRVVELATDARGRAVARLDDGQQVGLPAVRGTDLPRLVSATGQTLPDEAAEPPGP from the coding sequence GTGAGTACGCCCGACACCGTCCGCTTCCGGTACAACCAGGCCATCCTGGCCGCCGCCGTCATCGCCTTCATCGGCGCCCTGCCGCTGGCCAACGCGCGGGCGTACCTGCTGCCGGTGCTGCTCGTCCCCCTCGCCGTCGGTGTGTGGGCCTGGCGGGCCGGTACCGACGCCGACCCCCGGGAACTGCGCCTGCGGGCGCTGTTCGGGCAACGTCGGATCGGCTGGGACCGGGTCGTCGAGCTGGCCACCGACGCGCGCGGGCGAGCCGTCGCCCGCCTCGACGACGGCCAGCAGGTCGGTCTTCCGGCGGTACGCGGCACCGACCTGCCCCGACTGGTCTCGGCCACCGGCCAGACACTGCCGGACGAGGCCGCCGAACCCCCCGGCCCGTAA
- a CDS encoding EAL domain-containing protein, with translation MLLAYPFRVLVPRRAAPEVAVSTAVALLVVAGAADLVPTPVVIALSGGAGATVAGVRLSRLANRRPSDPPSTDSSWRTAAVLLDAAVVAAGCVAAALPLVDAGHRAAALLGSLTVAVLSVIGLRRRPVRPPRTARLRGLVEATGPTVGLTLAGWLLLPSDSLPAPARLVAALALGALGMAALSAFTGAGRRSGDAICRGGVLLTLVGLALLTILPPAPTGRAALLAVPPLVLGMLLTALGATAAVAAAGAQPATGPPAATWPRVVLPASVLLLAAGLHVGSGRTPDRTSVLLALAAVPPLVLRELLRGGDAGAPERHAAHRRRADRAVRRRRAAQPLRSDATSVSPPSGQSPAAAGWPPGVGGTTTPGGDGLWPPGAGTPTGVGAAWPDAGVAWSTFDHRSGSVGDRAAWLDALATIGDVLAPAGALLLVELHGADGLGPVAREDVLAEAVLRARAIVGPDDLVTACTGTGFAVVTGAGPVLAYALGIRLLTALTPPYQLAGSVLRVQASIGLAEVSGDAGPADVLRQAELARRRAVQLGRDRVEWYDAFLEEQLVRRLDLERELPGAVARGELDLVYQPVLDLTDRQPVGAEALLRWRSPVLGTVLPTELLPVAEDLDLVGEFEWWVLDRACRQLAAWSAGPRELWMAVNVTVRELTTPDFVQRTAAVLAAYGVPPERLVVEVAEPRIGPDLSTVVARLAGLRSLGVRTALDDFRAEHASLAQLRRLPIDLLKVGPELVGAQPAGQPPLIDVVVNVGERLGVEIVAEELESPTQVEGARRAGCRYGQGFALARPATAERVEAYFEEFPSASR, from the coding sequence GTGCTCCTCGCGTACCCGTTCCGTGTTCTCGTCCCCCGCCGGGCGGCCCCGGAGGTCGCCGTGTCCACGGCCGTGGCGCTGCTCGTCGTCGCCGGTGCCGCCGATCTGGTCCCGACCCCGGTGGTGATCGCGTTGTCCGGCGGCGCGGGCGCCACAGTCGCCGGCGTACGACTCTCCCGGCTGGCCAACCGCCGACCCAGCGACCCACCGTCCACCGACTCGTCGTGGCGGACGGCGGCCGTGCTGCTCGACGCGGCGGTGGTGGCTGCCGGCTGCGTCGCCGCCGCGCTGCCGCTCGTCGACGCCGGGCATCGCGCAGCCGCGCTGCTCGGTTCGCTCACCGTGGCGGTCCTGTCCGTGATCGGGCTGCGTCGGCGTCCGGTCCGGCCGCCCCGGACGGCGCGGCTGCGGGGGCTGGTCGAGGCGACCGGCCCGACTGTCGGTCTGACCCTCGCCGGCTGGTTGCTACTCCCGTCCGACTCCCTGCCTGCGCCGGCCCGGCTTGTCGCGGCGCTGGCGCTCGGAGCGCTGGGCATGGCCGCGCTCAGCGCCTTCACCGGTGCCGGGCGGCGCTCGGGCGACGCGATCTGCCGGGGCGGCGTCCTGCTCACCCTGGTCGGGCTGGCGCTGTTGACGATCCTGCCGCCCGCGCCGACGGGCCGGGCGGCGCTGCTGGCGGTGCCGCCGCTGGTGCTCGGGATGCTGCTGACCGCGCTCGGCGCGACCGCCGCGGTGGCGGCGGCCGGCGCGCAGCCGGCGACCGGCCCGCCCGCCGCGACCTGGCCACGGGTGGTGCTTCCGGCGTCGGTGCTGCTGCTCGCGGCGGGCCTGCACGTCGGCTCCGGCCGCACTCCGGACCGGACGAGCGTGCTGCTCGCCCTGGCGGCGGTGCCGCCGCTGGTCCTGCGGGAGCTGCTGCGCGGCGGCGACGCGGGCGCCCCGGAGCGGCACGCCGCGCACCGCCGACGCGCCGACCGCGCGGTCCGGCGTCGACGCGCGGCGCAACCACTGCGGTCCGACGCGACCTCCGTGTCGCCCCCATCGGGCCAGAGCCCGGCCGCCGCAGGGTGGCCGCCAGGCGTCGGCGGGACCACCACCCCCGGCGGCGACGGTCTCTGGCCCCCGGGTGCCGGCACCCCGACCGGCGTCGGCGCGGCGTGGCCCGATGCGGGCGTCGCCTGGTCGACGTTCGACCACCGGTCCGGTTCGGTCGGGGACCGGGCGGCGTGGCTGGACGCCCTCGCCACCATCGGCGACGTGCTCGCACCGGCCGGTGCGCTGCTGCTTGTGGAGCTGCACGGCGCGGACGGGCTCGGCCCGGTGGCGCGGGAGGACGTGCTTGCCGAGGCGGTCCTGCGGGCCCGCGCGATCGTCGGGCCCGACGACCTGGTCACCGCCTGCACCGGGACCGGCTTCGCGGTGGTCACCGGCGCCGGACCGGTGCTTGCGTACGCGCTTGGCATCCGGCTGTTGACCGCGCTCACGCCGCCGTACCAGCTGGCCGGGTCGGTGCTGCGCGTGCAGGCGAGCATCGGGCTCGCCGAGGTGAGCGGCGATGCCGGGCCGGCCGACGTGCTCCGTCAGGCCGAGCTGGCCCGGCGGCGGGCGGTGCAACTGGGCCGGGACCGGGTCGAGTGGTACGACGCGTTCCTGGAGGAGCAGTTGGTGCGCCGGCTCGACCTGGAACGTGAGCTGCCCGGCGCGGTGGCGCGGGGCGAGCTGGACCTGGTCTACCAGCCGGTGCTCGACCTGACCGACAGGCAGCCGGTGGGTGCCGAGGCGCTGTTGCGCTGGCGCAGCCCGGTGCTCGGCACTGTGCTTCCGACCGAGTTGCTGCCGGTCGCCGAGGACCTGGATCTGGTCGGCGAGTTCGAGTGGTGGGTGCTGGACCGGGCCTGCCGGCAGTTGGCCGCCTGGTCGGCGGGCCCGCGTGAGCTGTGGATGGCTGTCAACGTGACCGTCCGGGAGCTGACCACCCCCGACTTCGTGCAGCGCACCGCGGCGGTGCTGGCCGCGTACGGGGTGCCGCCGGAGCGGCTGGTGGTGGAGGTGGCCGAGCCGAGGATCGGTCCCGACCTGTCGACAGTGGTGGCCCGTCTGGCGGGGCTGCGGTCGCTGGGCGTGCGCACCGCGCTTGACGACTTCCGGGCCGAGCACGCGTCGCTGGCACAGCTGCGCCGCCTGCCGATCGACCTGTTGAAGGTGGGCCCCGAGCTGGTGGGGGCGCAGCCGGCGGGGCAGCCGCCGCTTATCGACGTGGTGGTGAACGTGGGCGAGCGGTTGGGCGTGGAGATCGTCGCCGAGGAGCTGGAGTCACCTACCCAGGTCGAGGGCGCGCGTCGGGCCGGCTGCCGCTACGGGCAGGGCTTCGCGTTGGCCCGTCCGGCCACCGCCGAGCGGGTCGAGGCGTACTTCGAGGAGTTCCCCTCGGCGTCCCGCTGA
- a CDS encoding LacI family DNA-binding transcriptional regulator: MKRPTIADVARRAGVSKGAVSYALNGQPGVSAATRERILAIATEIGFSPSSAARALSAAAAGAVGLALCRPARTLGVEPFFMALISGVEAELSARSYALTLQVVADHDAEIAVYRRWWGERRVDGVLVCDLRTDDSRVPALHQLQLPAVVIGGPGGTGELASLWADDTAALTEAVEYLVALGHRRIARVGGLPDLLHTEIRTDAFAAVCRRLGLADAVTVFSDYTGEEGGRATRRLLSSATRPTAVIYDNDVMAVAGLSVAQEMGLTVPDDLSIVAWDDSPLCRLVHPPLTALGRDIPAYGAHAARLLLAVIAGQPATCVQDESPQLTPRGSTAPPRRK; the protein is encoded by the coding sequence GTGAAGCGTCCGACCATCGCGGACGTCGCCCGTCGGGCGGGCGTGTCCAAGGGCGCCGTGTCGTACGCGCTGAACGGGCAGCCCGGCGTCTCCGCGGCCACCCGGGAGCGCATCCTCGCCATCGCCACCGAGATCGGGTTCAGTCCGAGCAGCGCCGCGCGAGCGCTCTCCGCCGCCGCGGCCGGCGCGGTCGGCCTGGCCCTGTGTCGGCCCGCCCGGACACTTGGCGTCGAGCCGTTCTTCATGGCGCTGATCAGTGGCGTGGAGGCCGAACTCTCGGCCCGCTCGTACGCGCTGACCCTCCAGGTGGTGGCCGACCACGACGCCGAGATCGCGGTGTACCGGCGCTGGTGGGGCGAGCGCCGGGTCGACGGGGTGCTCGTCTGCGACCTGCGCACCGACGACAGCCGCGTCCCCGCCCTGCACCAGCTCCAACTGCCGGCGGTGGTGATCGGTGGGCCGGGCGGCACCGGCGAGCTGGCAAGCCTCTGGGCCGACGACACGGCGGCGCTTACCGAGGCGGTGGAGTACCTGGTGGCGCTTGGCCACCGCCGCATCGCCCGGGTCGGCGGGCTGCCCGACCTGCTCCACACCGAGATCCGTACGGACGCCTTCGCGGCGGTGTGCCGGCGACTCGGCCTGGCCGACGCGGTCACCGTCTTCTCCGACTACACGGGCGAGGAGGGTGGGCGGGCCACCCGCCGACTGCTCAGCTCCGCCACGCGGCCCACCGCCGTCATCTACGACAACGACGTGATGGCGGTCGCCGGGCTCTCGGTCGCCCAGGAGATGGGCCTCACCGTGCCGGACGACCTGTCCATCGTGGCCTGGGACGACTCGCCGCTGTGCCGGCTGGTGCACCCGCCCCTGACGGCGCTTGGCCGCGACATCCCCGCGTACGGCGCGCACGCCGCCCGCCTCCTGCTCGCCGTCATCGCGGGGCAGCCGGCGACGTGCGTGCAGGACGAGAGCCCGCAGCTGACCCCGCGCGGGAGCACGGCACCGCCACGCCGGAAGTGA
- a CDS encoding glycoside hydrolase family 2 protein: MSRQALYDGWTLSATPGAQVPAEVAGRSVPATVPGCVHTDLLDAGLIPDPYLDDNELSLAWIGRTDWHYRTVFPAPAGGHDRVDLVCAGLDTVATISVNGVEVGRTENMHRSYRFDVGALLRDGDNDLAVAFDSAYRYAEAQRERLGDRPNAYPEPFHFVRKMACNFGWDWGPTLVTAGIWQDIGLHAWSTARLAGVRPLVTTDGRDGRVEVHVEVERVADVPLTVRATVADTHAEVVVPAGQRTAVLTLTVREPALWWPRGYGEQARHPLAVTLHAPDGDTLDDWSRRIGFRSVRLDTTPDAHGTPFVLSVNDVPVLVRGVNWIPDDVFPTRITRDRLAGRFDQAIGANVNLLRVWGGGRYESEDFYDLADERGLLVQQDFLFACAAYPEEEPFASEVAAEAAEQVTRLAPHPSLVLWTGNNENIWGWHDWDWQEPLAGRTWGRGYYLDVLPRIVGELDPTRPYWPGSPWSGTETIHPNDPAHGTTHIWDVWNTDDYTKYREYVPRFVAEFGYQAPPAYATLRRSISDEPLAHDSPGMAHHQKAAGGDAKLQRGLDAHLPAPADFDDWHYLTQLNQARAIQLGVEHFRSHRDVCAGTIVWQLNDCWPVTSWSAVDGDGRRKPLWYALRHAYADRLLTVQPRDGGLALVAVNETGAPWRAPASVTRLTLDGEPRAKNSVDLDVPAYSSVPLALPAELARPDDASRELLVAEAGETAERALWFFAEDREVDWPAAAWDATVEPFDGGQRVRVTARTVLRDLTLYPDRLDESATVDEALITLLPDESTTFTVRAAGPLDPAALTARPVLRCVNDVGTP; the protein is encoded by the coding sequence GTGAGCCGACAGGCACTCTACGACGGCTGGACCCTGTCGGCGACGCCCGGAGCGCAGGTGCCGGCGGAGGTCGCCGGCCGGTCCGTGCCGGCGACCGTGCCCGGTTGCGTGCACACCGACCTGCTCGACGCCGGGCTGATCCCCGATCCGTACCTCGACGACAACGAGCTGTCCCTGGCCTGGATCGGGCGCACCGACTGGCACTACCGGACGGTCTTCCCCGCACCGGCCGGCGGCCACGACCGGGTCGACCTGGTGTGCGCCGGCCTGGACACCGTGGCCACCATCAGCGTGAACGGGGTCGAGGTCGGCCGTACCGAGAACATGCACCGCTCCTACCGGTTCGACGTCGGGGCGCTGCTGCGCGACGGCGACAACGACCTGGCCGTCGCGTTCGACTCCGCCTACCGCTACGCCGAGGCGCAGCGCGAGCGCCTCGGCGACCGGCCGAACGCCTACCCGGAGCCGTTCCACTTCGTCCGCAAGATGGCCTGCAACTTCGGCTGGGACTGGGGGCCCACGCTCGTCACCGCCGGTATCTGGCAGGACATCGGCCTGCACGCCTGGTCCACTGCCCGGCTCGCAGGCGTCCGCCCGCTTGTCACCACTGACGGTCGCGACGGCCGGGTCGAGGTGCACGTCGAGGTCGAGCGGGTCGCGGACGTCCCGCTCACCGTCCGCGCCACAGTCGCCGACACCCACGCCGAGGTCGTCGTCCCGGCCGGGCAGCGCACGGCCGTGCTGACCCTCACCGTCCGCGAGCCCGCGCTGTGGTGGCCCCGAGGGTACGGCGAACAGGCCCGCCACCCGCTGGCCGTGACCCTGCACGCGCCGGACGGCGACACCCTGGACGACTGGTCGCGGCGGATCGGCTTCCGCTCGGTACGACTGGACACCACACCCGACGCGCACGGCACCCCGTTCGTGCTGTCGGTCAACGACGTTCCGGTCCTCGTGCGGGGCGTCAACTGGATCCCCGACGACGTGTTCCCCACCCGGATCACCCGGGACCGCCTCGCCGGCCGGTTCGACCAGGCGATCGGGGCCAACGTCAACCTGCTGCGCGTCTGGGGCGGCGGCCGGTACGAGTCGGAGGACTTCTACGACCTCGCCGACGAACGCGGGCTGCTCGTCCAGCAGGACTTCCTCTTCGCCTGCGCCGCGTACCCGGAGGAGGAGCCGTTCGCCAGCGAGGTAGCCGCCGAGGCCGCCGAGCAGGTGACCCGGCTGGCACCCCACCCGTCGCTGGTGCTGTGGACCGGCAACAACGAGAACATCTGGGGCTGGCACGACTGGGACTGGCAGGAACCCCTCGCGGGCCGCACCTGGGGGCGCGGCTACTACCTCGACGTCCTGCCCCGCATCGTCGGCGAGCTGGACCCGACCCGCCCGTACTGGCCGGGTAGCCCCTGGTCGGGCACCGAGACGATCCACCCCAACGACCCGGCGCACGGCACCACCCACATCTGGGACGTGTGGAACACCGACGACTACACGAAGTACCGGGAGTACGTGCCGCGCTTCGTCGCCGAGTTCGGCTACCAGGCCCCACCGGCGTACGCCACCCTGCGCCGATCGATCTCGGATGAGCCGCTGGCGCATGACTCGCCCGGGATGGCGCACCACCAGAAGGCCGCCGGCGGTGACGCCAAGCTCCAGCGCGGCCTGGACGCGCACCTGCCCGCCCCGGCGGACTTCGACGACTGGCACTACCTCACGCAACTCAACCAGGCGCGGGCCATCCAACTGGGGGTCGAGCACTTCCGGTCACACCGGGACGTCTGCGCGGGCACCATCGTGTGGCAGCTCAACGACTGCTGGCCGGTGACCTCCTGGTCGGCCGTCGACGGCGACGGCCGCCGCAAACCCCTGTGGTACGCGCTGCGCCACGCGTACGCCGATCGGCTGTTGACCGTGCAGCCCCGCGACGGCGGCCTGGCCCTCGTCGCGGTGAACGAGACCGGCGCGCCGTGGCGGGCGCCGGCCTCGGTGACCCGGCTGACCCTCGACGGAGAGCCCCGGGCGAAGAACTCCGTCGACCTCGACGTCCCGGCGTACTCCTCGGTGCCGCTGGCCCTGCCGGCGGAGCTGGCTCGGCCGGACGACGCCTCGCGGGAGCTGCTGGTCGCCGAGGCGGGGGAGACCGCCGAGCGGGCGCTGTGGTTCTTCGCCGAGGACCGGGAGGTCGACTGGCCGGCGGCGGCCTGGGACGCGACAGTCGAACCCTTCGACGGCGGGCAGCGGGTCCGGGTCACGGCCCGCACGGTGCTGCGCGACCTGACCCTGTACCCGGACCGACTTGACGAATCCGCCACAGTGGACGAAGCCCTGATCACCCTGCTGCCCGACGAGTCGACCACGTTCACCGTGCGCGCGGCGGGGCCGCTGGACCCGGCGGCGCTGACCGCGCGCCCGGTCCTCCGCTGCGTCAACGACGTCGGCACTCCTTGA
- a CDS encoding nucleotide pyrophosphohydrolase: protein MVSRTEEGSAGSLTQLTEQLRQFAEEREWQQFHTPKNLAMALSGEVGELLAELQWLTPEQAAQVMTDPEAGARVRAEIGDVMIYLVRLADVLGIDLVTAATDKMADSARRYPVESARGSAAKARRS from the coding sequence ATGGTCAGCCGTACGGAAGAGGGATCCGCAGGTAGTCTCACCCAACTCACCGAGCAGCTTCGGCAGTTCGCCGAGGAGCGCGAGTGGCAGCAGTTCCACACGCCGAAGAATCTGGCGATGGCGCTCTCCGGCGAGGTCGGCGAACTGCTGGCAGAGCTGCAGTGGCTGACACCGGAGCAGGCCGCCCAGGTCATGACGGATCCGGAGGCGGGAGCACGAGTACGCGCCGAGATCGGCGACGTCATGATCTATCTGGTTCGGCTCGCCGACGTCCTCGGCATCGACCTGGTGACGGCGGCGACCGACAAGATGGCGGACTCGGCCCGGCGTTATCCGGTGGAGAGCGCGAGAGGGTCCGCGGCCAAGGCGCGACGGTCGTAG